From the Alloalcanivorax dieselolei B5 genome, one window contains:
- the rpsS gene encoding 30S ribosomal protein S19 translates to MPRSLKKGPFLDHHLLKKVEEAVEAGSRKPIKTWSRRSMIIPEMVGLTIAVHNGRQHVPVLVSEHMVGHKLGEFALTRNFRGHIVDKKAKR, encoded by the coding sequence GTGCCACGTTCACTGAAAAAAGGTCCGTTTCTGGATCACCACCTGTTGAAGAAGGTGGAAGAAGCGGTGGAAGCCGGCTCCCGTAAGCCGATCAAAACCTGGTCCCGTCGCTCCATGATCATCCCGGAGATGGTGGGTTTGACCATCGCGGTACATAACGGCCGTCAGCATGTTCCGGTATTGGTTTCCGAGCACATGGTGGGCCACAAGCTGGGCGAATTCGCCCTGACCCGTAACTTCCGCGGGCATATCGTGGACAAAAAGGCTAAGCGATAA
- the rpsC gene encoding 30S ribosomal protein S3 has protein sequence MGQKVHPIGIRLGIVKEHNSLWYAGPKTYADCLVTDLEVREYLFKRLKNASVSRIKIERPSENVRITISTARPGIVIGKKGEDVERLRRDVAAKMGVPVHINIEEVRKPDVDARLVADNIAGQIERRVMFRRAMKRAVQNALKAGAQGIRVQLSGRLGGAEIARTEWYREGRVPLHTLRADIDYANVRAETTYGTIGVKVWIFRGEVLGGMEQVQEEQKQSKGAKKRGRG, from the coding sequence ATGGGTCAGAAAGTTCATCCGATCGGTATTCGTCTGGGCATCGTCAAGGAGCACAACTCCCTGTGGTATGCGGGTCCCAAGACCTATGCTGACTGCCTGGTAACCGATCTCGAGGTGCGTGAGTATCTGTTCAAGCGCCTCAAGAATGCCTCGGTGAGCCGAATTAAGATCGAGCGTCCGTCCGAAAACGTTCGCATCACCATCTCCACGGCACGTCCGGGGATCGTGATCGGCAAGAAGGGCGAGGACGTTGAGCGCCTGCGTCGCGACGTCGCTGCCAAGATGGGTGTGCCGGTGCACATCAACATCGAGGAAGTGCGTAAGCCCGATGTGGATGCCCGTCTGGTAGCCGATAATATCGCTGGCCAGATCGAACGCCGCGTTATGTTCCGCCGCGCTATGAAGCGTGCGGTGCAAAACGCGCTCAAGGCCGGTGCCCAAGGTATTCGGGTCCAGCTTTCTGGTCGTCTGGGTGGTGCCGAGATTGCTCGTACGGAATGGTACCGTGAAGGTCGCGTGCCGCTGCATACTCTGCGTGCGGACATCGATTACGCCAACGTGCGTGCTGAGACCACCTACGGAACCATCGGTGTGAAGGTCTGGATCTTCCGTGGCGAAGTGCTTGGTGGCATGGAGCAGGTTCAGGAAGAGCAGAAGCAGTCCAAGGGCGCGAAAAAACGCGGCCGTGGTTAA
- the rplV gene encoding 50S ribosomal protein L22, protein MATEVAARLRGARISAQKARLVADQIRGLEVERALNVLAFSPKKAAKIVKKVLESAIANAENNDGADVDELKVSTIYVDEGMSMKRIRPRAKGRADRILKRTCHITVKVSEGQE, encoded by the coding sequence ATGGCGACTGAAGTTGCAGCCCGTCTGCGGGGCGCAAGAATTTCGGCTCAGAAAGCCCGCCTGGTGGCCGACCAGATCCGAGGTCTGGAGGTGGAAAGGGCGTTGAATGTTCTCGCCTTTAGCCCCAAGAAGGCGGCCAAGATTGTTAAGAAGGTGCTGGAGTCCGCGATTGCTAACGCGGAAAACAACGACGGCGCCGATGTGGATGAGCTGAAAGTATCCACCATCTACGTGGATGAAGGCATGTCGATGAAGCGTATTCGGCCCCGCGCGAAAGGGCGGGCGGATCGCATTCTCAAGCGTACCTGCCACATCACTGTAAAAGTCTCGGAAGGTCAGGAGTAA